One genomic segment of Chlamydiales bacterium includes these proteins:
- a CDS encoding rod shape-determining protein MreC — MKKYKLYIVLAIALLVTLSLPVSFARNLRAKSVALLSPLFNGVKQIKETDSADKEKELLRIENRLLKEDLSKLQELLQNELLIEEDRMQLQGLSSGILAGRSIYQRRYDELLQNLELKLNAVSADVIYRATSTWDNTLWINVGEKTNEKLGRLVVSKNSPVIIHNAVVGLVDYVGENASMVRLITDHSVHPSVRVARGGVENRPLLQAINTLVDALKKRTDLLADRKDNEILIQNLQILQRNAREPLPSYYFAKGDLCGACRPKYRSLGYVLKGVGFNYDYDDEEGPARDLRTGKLASSLTTSSTPIIQVGDLLVTTGMDGVFPAGLDVAEVTSIQMLKEGDFAYEIEATPKAFQLDQLQRVFVLPSIGFSLLE; from the coding sequence ATGAAAAAATACAAGCTTTATATAGTTTTGGCAATTGCGCTTCTCGTGACATTGAGTTTGCCTGTAAGCTTTGCAAGAAACCTTCGAGCAAAAAGTGTTGCATTGCTTTCGCCTCTTTTTAACGGTGTAAAGCAGATAAAAGAAACAGATTCTGCTGACAAAGAAAAAGAACTTTTGCGTATAGAAAATCGCTTGCTTAAAGAAGATCTATCTAAGTTACAAGAATTGCTTCAAAATGAACTTTTGATAGAAGAAGATAGGATGCAGTTGCAAGGGCTTTCTTCAGGGATTTTAGCTGGCAGATCTATCTATCAAAGGCGCTATGATGAATTACTCCAAAACCTAGAACTCAAATTAAATGCAGTTTCTGCGGATGTAATTTATAGAGCTACATCTACTTGGGATAATACTCTTTGGATCAATGTAGGGGAAAAAACAAATGAGAAGTTAGGGCGCTTAGTTGTTTCAAAAAATAGCCCTGTTATCATTCACAATGCAGTTGTTGGATTAGTTGATTATGTAGGTGAAAATGCTTCCATGGTTCGTCTGATTACGGATCATTCTGTGCATCCATCAGTAAGGGTTGCAAGAGGGGGCGTTGAAAATAGGCCTTTATTACAGGCTATAAACACACTTGTTGATGCATTAAAGAAAAGAACAGATTTGCTTGCCGATAGAAAAGATAATGAGATTTTGATTCAAAACTTGCAAATCTTGCAAAGAAATGCAAGAGAGCCACTTCCTAGTTATTATTTTGCAAAAGGAGATTTGTGCGGTGCCTGCAGGCCTAAATATCGCTCTCTTGGGTATGTTCTCAAGGGGGTAGGATTTAACTACGATTATGATGATGAAGAGGGACCTGCTCGTGACTTAAGAACAGGAAAGCTTGCTTCATCACTTACAACTTCTTCAACACCTATTATTCAAGTAGGGGATCTTTTGGTAACAACGGGTATGGATGGAGTTTTTCCTGCAGGCTTAGATGTTGCAGAAGTTACTTCCATACAGATGCTAAAAGAGGGTGACTTTGCTTATGAAATAGAGGCCACTCCCAAGGCTTTTCAGTTAGATCAGCTTCAAAGAGTTTTTGTGCTCCCCTCCATCGGCTTTAGCCTTTTAGAGTAA
- a CDS encoding aspartate/tyrosine/aromatic aminotransferase yields the protein MFKNVPVASPDPIFNLNTAFKKDFNPNKINLGVGAYKTDELLAWVLPSVKKAEETVVSAYLDKEYLPIDGDAEYNLASLKLVFGEDFVKKNTMRLFGAQTIGGTGALRIGAEFLFRYISKLIYIPEPSWPNHRQIFGIAGMHIETYPYYNEHQHSFDFNGMCKAINKMEKGSVILLQASCHNPTGVDPSRDEWMELAHLIKAQGVIPFFDSAYQGFAHGIEEDVFSIREFADHFDEMLVAHSYSKNFGLYGERVGGLFFLTQDESCVASIGSQVKVLIRANYSNPPSHGMRIVKSILRANGLRKEWEGDVAIMRNRLLEMRSLLAQKLKEKILFRDFSQLERQHGMFSFCGLSKEEVGVLIEKYGIYMTSNGRISIAGLNRSNVDYVVESIADVLQK from the coding sequence ATGTTTAAAAACGTACCAGTAGCAAGTCCTGATCCTATTTTCAACCTCAACACGGCCTTTAAAAAGGATTTTAATCCAAACAAAATCAATTTAGGTGTGGGCGCCTATAAAACCGATGAATTGCTCGCATGGGTGCTTCCTTCTGTTAAAAAAGCTGAAGAAACTGTTGTATCTGCTTATTTAGATAAGGAGTATTTACCTATTGATGGGGATGCAGAATATAACCTAGCATCTTTGAAACTCGTATTTGGAGAGGATTTTGTTAAAAAAAATACTATGAGGTTGTTTGGGGCACAAACCATTGGTGGAACAGGCGCCCTTCGTATAGGTGCTGAGTTCTTATTTCGCTATATTTCTAAGTTAATCTATATACCAGAGCCCTCATGGCCTAACCACAGACAGATATTTGGTATTGCTGGCATGCATATAGAGACATATCCCTACTACAATGAGCACCAACACTCTTTTGATTTTAATGGGATGTGCAAAGCGATTAATAAAATGGAAAAAGGCTCTGTTATCTTATTACAGGCAAGTTGTCATAATCCTACTGGAGTAGATCCTTCAAGAGATGAGTGGATGGAGCTTGCTCATTTGATTAAAGCACAAGGAGTCATACCTTTTTTTGATTCAGCTTATCAAGGGTTTGCACATGGCATTGAGGAAGATGTTTTTTCCATACGTGAATTTGCAGATCATTTTGACGAGATGTTAGTAGCTCATTCTTACTCTAAGAATTTCGGGCTTTATGGCGAGCGTGTTGGTGGATTATTTTTTTTGACACAAGATGAGTCGTGTGTTGCATCTATTGGTAGCCAGGTGAAAGTTCTTATCAGAGCTAATTATTCAAATCCACCTAGCCATGGTATGCGCATCGTAAAGAGTATTTTGCGCGCAAATGGCCTTAGAAAGGAATGGGAGGGAGATGTTGCTATTATGAGAAACCGTCTTTTAGAGATGAGGTCGTTGCTAGCACAAAAATTGAAAGAAAAAATCTTGTTTCGTGATTTTTCTCAGTTGGAGCGTCAACATGGAATGTTTTCATTTTGTGGTCTTTCAAAAGAAGAAGTTGGTGTTCTCATTGAAAAGTATGGCATTTACATGACAAGTAATGGGCGCATTAGTATCGCAGGGTTGAATAGAAGTAATGTAGATTATGTTGTAGAATCTATTGCAGACGTTTTACAAAAATGA
- the uvrB gene encoding excinuclease ABC subunit UvrB yields MAHNKFILKLPFPPAGDQPQAIDALTKGVLSSKKAQVLLGITGSGKTFTIANVIANVQKPTLILAHNKTLAAQLYQEFKAFFPENAVEYFVSYYDYYQPEAYIPRTDTYIEKDMSINDQIDRMRLSATRSLIERDDVIIVASVSCIYGLGMPEYYAKMNLTLKVGEKRRRDDLLIHLVEMRYERNDYDFHRGVFRARGDVLDIFPAYEEAMAYRIYFFGDDIEKISIIDPLTGKVIETRQSITLYPGSHFVTPEEVRFTAINTIRAELKERVAFFEKEGKLIEKQRIQERTLYDLEMMRETGVCKGIENYSRHFGQRKEGSASPCLWDYFSKDFLLVVDESHQTVPQLNAMYNGDRARKTSLIDFGFRLPSAYDNRPLKFEEIYQKISQVIYVSATPSKWEINEAEGLLIEQIIRPTGLLDPEIEIRPATTEVDDCLEEIRVHTSKKGRVLLTTLTKRLAEDLTKYLLDLGVKAKYLHSDIDTLERMQIIRDLRLGTFDVLVGINLLREGLDIPEVSLVAILDADKEGFLRSETALIQTCGRAARNSEGRVIMYADKMTEAIKNTLAITKKRRELQNAYNKAHGIEPKTIKRDLGFQFVEDDLAILEKEKKGKGKSVSYKPMSQEELRQKISECEKDMKLAAKEWRFEDAARLRDLLKHYQELEMI; encoded by the coding sequence TTGGCCCATAATAAATTCATATTAAAGCTACCCTTTCCTCCAGCGGGTGATCAGCCGCAAGCAATTGATGCATTAACTAAGGGAGTGCTGTCCTCAAAGAAGGCGCAGGTATTGCTCGGCATTACAGGGTCTGGAAAGACATTTACAATAGCAAATGTAATTGCTAATGTACAAAAACCAACGTTGATTTTGGCCCACAATAAAACTCTTGCAGCGCAGCTTTACCAAGAGTTTAAAGCATTTTTTCCAGAAAATGCTGTTGAATACTTTGTTTCTTATTATGATTACTATCAGCCAGAAGCCTATATTCCTCGTACAGATACTTATATCGAAAAAGATATGTCCATTAACGATCAAATTGATCGGATGCGCTTAAGTGCAACGCGTTCCTTAATTGAAAGGGATGATGTGATCATCGTAGCATCTGTTTCTTGTATCTATGGCCTTGGCATGCCAGAATATTATGCAAAAATGAATTTAACTTTAAAAGTGGGTGAAAAAAGGCGTCGTGATGACCTTTTGATACATTTAGTTGAGATGCGTTATGAAAGAAATGATTACGACTTTCATAGGGGTGTGTTTAGAGCGCGAGGAGATGTATTAGATATTTTTCCTGCTTATGAAGAAGCTATGGCTTATCGTATCTACTTTTTTGGCGATGATATTGAAAAAATAAGTATCATAGATCCTTTAACGGGTAAGGTTATTGAAACTAGGCAGAGCATAACGCTTTATCCAGGATCTCACTTTGTGACGCCAGAAGAGGTGCGCTTTACAGCCATTAATACAATTAGAGCAGAGCTTAAGGAGAGGGTTGCTTTTTTTGAAAAAGAGGGTAAGCTCATTGAAAAACAGCGCATTCAGGAGCGCACCCTTTATGATTTGGAGATGATGAGAGAAACGGGAGTATGTAAAGGAATAGAGAATTATTCAAGACATTTTGGTCAGAGAAAAGAGGGATCTGCTTCTCCTTGTCTTTGGGATTACTTTTCAAAGGATTTTCTTCTTGTTGTCGATGAATCTCATCAAACAGTTCCACAGCTCAACGCAATGTATAATGGTGATAGGGCTAGAAAAACATCTTTGATTGATTTTGGCTTTCGCTTGCCTTCTGCCTATGATAATAGGCCTTTAAAATTTGAAGAGATCTATCAAAAGATTTCACAAGTAATTTATGTCTCTGCAACCCCCTCAAAATGGGAAATAAATGAGGCAGAGGGGTTGCTCATAGAGCAAATCATTCGCCCCACAGGGCTTTTAGATCCAGAAATTGAAATAAGACCTGCTACCACAGAGGTGGATGATTGTTTAGAAGAAATACGTGTACATACAAGTAAGAAAGGTAGGGTTCTTTTGACAACGCTTACAAAAAGGCTTGCTGAAGACTTGACAAAATACCTTTTGGACCTTGGTGTAAAGGCTAAATATTTGCATTCAGATATTGATACACTAGAGAGGATGCAAATTATCAGAGATCTTCGCTTAGGGACCTTTGATGTACTTGTAGGTATTAACTTGCTTCGAGAGGGTTTAGATATTCCAGAAGTTTCCCTTGTTGCTATACTCGATGCTGATAAAGAGGGTTTTTTAAGAAGTGAAACGGCCCTTATTCAAACTTGCGGAAGGGCTGCACGTAACTCTGAGGGACGAGTTATTATGTACGCTGATAAAATGACTGAAGCAATTAAAAATACTCTTGCTATTACAAAAAAAAGGCGAGAATTGCAAAATGCTTACAACAAAGCTCATGGCATTGAACCCAAGACAATCAAGCGAGATCTTGGTTTTCAGTTTGTTGAAGATGATTTGGCAATTCTTGAAAAAGAGAAAAAAGGCAAAGGAAAATCTGTTTCTTATAAGCCTATGAGCCAAGAGGAGCTGCGCCAAAAAATAAGTGAGTGCGAAAAAGATATGAAACTTGCTGCTAAAGAGTGGCGCTTTGAAGATGCAGCGCGTTTACGAGATCTTCTGAAACACTATCAAGAATTAGAAATGATTTAG
- the trpS gene encoding tryptophan--tRNA ligase, whose protein sequence is MIVEKKKRMLTGDRPTGLLHLGHYVGSLKNRVEMQDKYECFFIIADLHLLTTKPQKEAILASREAIKQMVIDYLACGIDPSKSVIYLQSAVPAVCELNLIFEMMVSLNRLSGLPSIKEMARSAHIEPESVPFGLVGYPVLQSADILLPRGEVVPVGKDNEAHVECTRDIARRFNQYYGDVFPIPEIISGDVPTLIGTDGKAKMSKSLNNSIQLSDDAKSVEKKVRGMYTDPNRVRADIPGTVEGNPVFIYHDAFNGDKQEVEDLKERYRRGSVSDVEVKEKLIIVLNQFLDPIREKRKLIEEEKGLVEQVIYEGTLKMREVADETLQETLSAMGISGTWNKISRMARDRIEKSSALDRLGFGP, encoded by the coding sequence ATGATAGTAGAAAAGAAAAAAAGGATGCTCACAGGAGATCGTCCAACAGGATTATTGCACCTTGGTCACTATGTAGGCTCTTTAAAAAATAGAGTAGAGATGCAAGATAAATATGAATGCTTTTTTATTATTGCAGATTTGCATCTTTTGACAACAAAGCCTCAAAAAGAGGCTATCTTAGCCTCAAGAGAGGCTATTAAGCAAATGGTTATAGATTATCTTGCATGTGGTATTGACCCATCTAAGTCTGTGATCTATTTACAATCGGCAGTCCCAGCAGTTTGTGAGTTAAATCTTATTTTTGAAATGATGGTCTCTTTGAATCGTTTAAGCGGCCTTCCAAGTATAAAGGAAATGGCAAGAAGTGCTCATATTGAGCCAGAAAGCGTACCCTTTGGACTTGTTGGCTATCCTGTTTTGCAGTCTGCAGATATCTTGTTGCCGAGGGGAGAAGTAGTTCCTGTTGGCAAAGACAATGAAGCACATGTTGAATGCACAAGAGATATTGCAAGGCGCTTTAACCAGTATTATGGAGATGTGTTTCCTATCCCTGAGATAATCAGTGGAGATGTGCCCACGCTTATTGGAACAGATGGAAAAGCAAAGATGAGTAAATCTTTGAATAACTCCATACAGCTTTCTGATGATGCTAAAAGCGTTGAAAAGAAGGTGCGTGGGATGTATACAGATCCCAATCGTGTGCGTGCAGATATTCCAGGTACTGTTGAGGGAAATCCTGTATTTATCTATCATGATGCCTTCAATGGGGATAAACAAGAAGTTGAGGATTTAAAGGAGCGTTATAGAAGAGGATCCGTTTCAGATGTTGAAGTGAAAGAAAAACTTATCATTGTTCTCAATCAGTTTTTGGATCCTATTAGAGAAAAAAGAAAACTCATCGAAGAAGAGAAAGGTCTTGTAGAACAAGTAATTTATGAGGGAACTTTAAAGATGAGAGAGGTTGCTGACGAAACCCTTCAAGAGACCCTTTCAGCTATGGGCATTAGTGGTACATGGAATAAAATTTCTCGCATGGCAAGAGATCGTATAGAGAAAAGTTCTGCATTGGATAGGCTTGGTTTTGGCCCATAA